In Denitratisoma sp. DHT3, one DNA window encodes the following:
- a CDS encoding 4Fe-4S dicluster domain-containing protein — MAKWGMVFDLRRCIGCNACTVACKQENSLPGGVFFTKTLSEEIGEFPKTTRMYIPTICNHCEDAPCQRVCPTGATYTRADGIVLVDKEKCIGCGSCIVACPYDQRTRLEPEMLEAGLFGNGRLTPFEEQGYSRWTAGTAVKCTFCHERVDAGLEPACVATCPTEARIFGDLDDPDSKVRRLIHERHGRQPLPEKNTDPKVFYID, encoded by the coding sequence ATGGCCAAGTGGGGCATGGTTTTCGACTTGCGGCGCTGCATCGGCTGCAATGCGTGTACGGTCGCCTGCAAGCAGGAGAACAGCCTGCCCGGCGGCGTGTTCTTCACCAAGACGCTGTCCGAGGAGATCGGCGAGTTTCCCAAGACGACGCGGATGTACATCCCGACGATCTGCAACCACTGCGAGGACGCGCCCTGCCAGCGGGTCTGCCCGACCGGCGCCACCTATACCCGGGCCGACGGCATCGTCCTGGTGGACAAGGAGAAGTGCATCGGCTGCGGTTCCTGCATCGTCGCCTGTCCCTACGACCAGCGCACCCGCCTGGAGCCGGAGATGCTGGAGGCCGGCCTGTTCGGCAACGGCCGGCTGACGCCGTTCGAGGAGCAGGGCTACTCGCGCTGGACGGCGGGCACGGCGGTCAAGTGCACCTTCTGCCACGAGCGCGTCGACGCCGGCCTGGAGCCGGCCTGCGTGGCGACCTGCCCGACCGAGGCGCGCATCTTCGGCGATCTGGACGATCCGGACAGCAAGGTGCGGCGCCTGATCCACGAACGCCATGGCCGCCAGCCGCTGCCGGAGAAGAACACGGACCCGAAGGTGTTCTACATCGATTGA
- a CDS encoding DmsC/YnfH family molybdoenzyme membrane anchor subunit, which translates to MLAKSLDVVGSEFRVGYRMQKSWGMSMATAFFFGEAGAGLYFVSQFYDLAAGMLLGLLMVIFGKGGGHLLHLGKPSRGWRAFTRVGSSWISRGLWAITLFAAFGALHLLDLQTGLLPRPLSALAAGVAVAGCLVIMVYQGFAMSHSSSITLWSSGLMPLASLTYALLNGVMLTLVIGHDALATSHPEALPMLRMAAVGLVLYGFVMVLSLVHSAKYGSGGGRKSVELLLRGAFSGYFLPVVLVLGFVVSGTMLAFAAKDLATMILVAGCELTGYYAFRVLMFKAGTYDPVLSFAPKFKP; encoded by the coding sequence ATGTTGGCTAAGAGTCTCGATGTGGTCGGCAGCGAATTCCGCGTCGGCTATCGGATGCAGAAGTCGTGGGGAATGTCGATGGCGACGGCCTTTTTCTTCGGCGAGGCCGGCGCGGGTCTGTATTTCGTCTCCCAGTTCTACGACCTGGCGGCGGGGATGCTGCTGGGCCTGTTGATGGTGATTTTCGGCAAGGGCGGCGGCCATCTGCTGCATCTGGGCAAGCCGTCGCGCGGCTGGCGCGCCTTCACCCGGGTCGGCAGTTCCTGGATTAGCCGCGGCCTCTGGGCGATCACGCTGTTCGCCGCCTTCGGCGCCCTGCATCTGCTGGACCTGCAGACCGGGCTGCTGCCCCGGCCGCTGTCGGCGCTGGCGGCGGGCGTGGCGGTCGCGGGCTGTCTGGTGATCATGGTGTACCAGGGGTTCGCGATGTCCCATTCCTCGTCGATCACCCTCTGGAGCAGCGGGCTGATGCCCCTGGCGAGCCTCACCTATGCCCTGCTCAACGGCGTGATGCTGACTCTGGTGATCGGCCACGACGCGCTCGCCACCAGCCATCCGGAGGCGCTGCCGATGCTGCGCATGGCCGCCGTCGGTCTGGTGCTCTACGGCTTCGTGATGGTGCTGAGCCTGGTGCACAGCGCGAAATACGGCTCCGGCGGCGGCCGCAAGTCGGTGGAGCTGCTGCTGCGCGGCGCGTTTTCGGGCTATTTCCTGCCGGTGGTGCTGGTGCTCGGGTTCGTCGTCTCGGGGACGATGCTCGCCTTCGCCGCCAAGGACCTGGCCACCATGATCCTGGTCGCCGGCTGCGAGTTGACCGGCTACTACGCCTTTCGCGTGCTGATGTTCAAGGCTGGCACCTACGATCCGGTGCTCAGTTTCGCGCCGAAGTTCAAACCCTGA
- a CDS encoding molybdopterin-dependent oxidoreductase: MSNRQPEQNSLKPGRWVKSTCKMCLHSCNTRVHITDEGVINKIEGEPSSPSNNGRLCPKGNAAILRHYDPNRFQTPLRRTNPQKGPGVDPKWEPISWDEAYDIVGRELKRTRDEDPRKLLPAINNFQKIFLWAWPAAFGSANFFSSVGNFCGGGYHPMNGFVHSAFAAANDVNYCNYWINNGGGDGFSSHLHTAAQANHVAKARIERNMRVVTVEPRLSIGGAKANEWVPIRPATDRQFALGLCHVLVYENLFDAKFLKKDTNAPYLVGPDGYFVRDRAGEIYVWDAKDGCAKLWNDPSLKDFALEGVYEVNGVACRPAFQRFKDILAECTPEQMSAVTTVPAETIRRIAREFAKAAQIGSFIEIGDRILPLRPAAYNYYRGAQGHKYSAMANQAFKLVNFLVGAIDTPGGHCGATLDDQMEDIRGGCGEIKPGESGMMHANPHQLHPEVPFSFPPNEVHLMGYFPIGVDPGHLAQETLLHPEKYNLDYRPDTMLLCHANPMWNISGSRKEWQRIMREMRFIVAIDILPNESNEWADIILPAHDLLETWNMTMIEPPHHEGMCLRQPATPPLYDTRSEEEIFYELSKRIGILEGWNTILNYVTGFVMKPELMLETNRTYTDREIAERKGKLWNGKDLDWYVEHGHAVTPRRPEKWYRPWEGMRLHFYIEDILRARDDLRQKMEEARVPIRSEWAWGDYQPLPDARPDPVLMEPPEYDMYAITFKDIQINFGESTSNPWIKDITYNDPVHTSVLINAAAAAAKGLQSGDVVRIESPYGSIVARLATSQGVHPETVCVSNALTRMAIQHSGVRVGGGSFNDLLPANLENTDACSGQPETVARVRLVKLTELPPELAAGNSVYGGQNGRMH; the protein is encoded by the coding sequence CGCCACTACGATCCGAACCGCTTCCAGACGCCGCTGCGCCGCACGAATCCGCAGAAGGGTCCGGGCGTCGATCCGAAATGGGAGCCGATCAGCTGGGACGAGGCCTACGACATCGTCGGCCGTGAACTGAAGCGGACCCGCGACGAGGACCCGCGCAAGCTGCTGCCCGCGATCAACAATTTCCAGAAGATCTTCCTCTGGGCCTGGCCGGCGGCGTTCGGCTCGGCGAACTTCTTCTCCTCGGTGGGCAACTTCTGCGGCGGCGGCTACCATCCGATGAACGGCTTCGTGCATTCGGCCTTCGCCGCGGCCAACGACGTCAATTACTGCAACTACTGGATCAACAACGGCGGCGGCGACGGCTTCTCGTCCCATCTGCACACCGCCGCCCAGGCCAACCACGTCGCCAAGGCGCGCATCGAGCGCAACATGCGGGTGGTCACCGTCGAGCCGCGGCTGTCCATCGGCGGCGCCAAGGCCAACGAGTGGGTGCCGATCCGCCCGGCCACCGACCGCCAGTTCGCCCTCGGCCTGTGCCACGTGCTGGTGTATGAGAACCTCTTCGACGCCAAGTTTCTCAAGAAGGACACCAACGCTCCGTATCTGGTCGGACCCGACGGCTATTTCGTGCGCGACCGCGCCGGCGAGATCTACGTCTGGGACGCCAAGGACGGCTGCGCCAAGCTGTGGAACGATCCCTCGCTCAAGGACTTCGCCCTGGAGGGCGTCTACGAGGTGAATGGCGTCGCCTGCCGCCCGGCCTTCCAGCGCTTCAAGGACATCCTCGCCGAATGCACGCCGGAGCAGATGTCGGCGGTCACCACGGTGCCGGCGGAGACGATTCGCCGCATCGCCCGCGAATTCGCCAAGGCGGCCCAGATCGGCTCCTTCATCGAGATCGGCGACCGCATCCTGCCGCTGCGCCCGGCCGCCTACAACTACTATCGCGGCGCCCAGGGCCACAAGTACAGCGCGATGGCCAACCAGGCGTTCAAGCTGGTGAATTTCCTGGTCGGCGCCATCGACACGCCGGGGGGGCACTGCGGCGCCACTCTCGACGACCAGATGGAGGACATCCGCGGCGGCTGCGGCGAGATCAAGCCGGGCGAGAGCGGCATGATGCACGCCAACCCGCACCAGTTGCACCCGGAAGTGCCGTTCTCCTTTCCGCCCAACGAAGTGCACCTGATGGGCTATTTCCCGATCGGCGTCGATCCCGGCCACCTCGCGCAGGAAACCCTGCTGCACCCGGAGAAGTACAACCTCGACTATCGCCCGGACACGATGCTGCTGTGCCATGCCAACCCGATGTGGAACATCAGCGGCAGCCGCAAGGAATGGCAGCGGATCATGCGCGAGATGCGCTTCATCGTCGCCATCGACATCCTGCCCAACGAAAGCAACGAGTGGGCGGACATCATCCTGCCGGCCCACGATCTGCTCGAAACCTGGAACATGACCATGATCGAGCCGCCCCACCACGAGGGCATGTGCCTGCGCCAGCCGGCCACGCCGCCGCTCTACGACACGCGCAGTGAGGAGGAGATCTTCTACGAGCTTTCCAAGCGCATCGGCATCCTGGAGGGCTGGAACACGATCCTCAACTACGTCACCGGCTTCGTGATGAAGCCGGAGTTGATGCTGGAAACCAACCGCACCTACACCGACCGCGAGATCGCCGAGCGCAAGGGCAAGCTCTGGAACGGCAAGGACCTGGACTGGTACGTCGAGCACGGCCACGCGGTGACGCCGCGCCGGCCGGAGAAGTGGTACCGGCCCTGGGAAGGCATGCGGCTGCACTTCTACATCGAGGACATCCTGCGGGCGCGCGACGACCTGCGGCAGAAGATGGAGGAGGCGCGGGTGCCGATCCGCAGCGAGTGGGCGTGGGGCGACTACCAGCCCTTGCCGGACGCCCGTCCCGACCCGGTGCTGATGGAACCGCCCGAGTACGACATGTACGCGATCACCTTCAAGGACATCCAGATCAATTTCGGCGAGAGCACCAGCAATCCCTGGATCAAGGACATCACCTACAACGACCCGGTGCATACCTCGGTGCTGATCAACGCCGCCGCCGCCGCCGCGAAGGGGCTGCAAAGCGGCGACGTGGTGCGCATCGAGTCGCCCTACGGCAGCATCGTCGCGCGGCTCGCCACGTCCCAGGGCGTTCATCCGGAAACGGTGTGCGTGTCCAACGCCCTGACCCGGATGGCGATCCAGCACAGCGGCGTGCGGGTGGGCGGCGGCAGCTTCAACGACCTGCTGCCCGCCAACCTGGAGAACACCGACGCCTGCAGCGGCCAGCCGGAGACGGTGGCGCGGGTCAGGCTGGTCAAGCTCACGGAACTGCCGCCCGAACTGGCGGCCGGCAACTCCGTGTATGGCGGACAGAACGGGAGGATGCACTGA